The Drosophila mauritiana strain mau12 chromosome 2R, ASM438214v1, whole genome shotgun sequence genome has a segment encoding these proteins:
- the LOC117137063 gene encoding zinc-type alcohol dehydrogenase-like protein C1773.06c, which produces MPVDICSQPHNLLSSMSGTTDTSLTLNSLSLTSALPPTDPDHNNPHNPHSSHNMNKLCRQVSIESPGPGAKNCVFNFFVPIEDTPAMGARIRIVCAGACYRRRDRANSITSMSSVSSELSDYCPSVNSMSSPAHQGIREGSFFPGFEVAGVIESLGSEITEANNRGLRIGQRVIVYPFDETPAGYAELLVVPDLKHVVPIPDSLPMEVAAMLPTGALLAWNAVFKAQAVVTQILSQRAATEPKRKPKILIVGTGGLALWAVRIASYHFATTGADNVDITVASLRDEGFRLATEIKNVSVVQWNECLYEPQLIERTKDVCGGAVDVVIDFGTTSRSLHRSMHCLSKGGVVLISDEVAEKLLPKFSRLSEQYQQEIIAISNGTAEQLAELVELVANKKIEPPPHSVFPCEQAAEVIAKLCNSEIPGRAILRFHDIE; this is translated from the exons ATGCCGGTCGATATATGCAGTCAACCGCACAATTTGCTCAGTTCAATGAG CGGAACAACAGATACCTCGTTGACGCTGAACTCATTGTCCCTGACTTCCGCTCTGCCGCCGACGGATCCCGATCACAACAATCCACACAATCCACACAGTTCGCACAACATGAACAAGCTGTGCCGCCAAGTGTCAATTGAGTCGCCCGGGCCGGGCGCCAAGAACTGCGTCTTCAACTTCTTCGTGCCCATCGAGGACACGCCGGCGATGGGCGCCCGCATCCGGATCGTGTGCGCCGGAGCCTGCTACCGTCGCCGCGATCGCGCCAACTCCATCACCAGCATGTCCTCAGTGTCCTCGGAGCTGAGCGACTACTGTCCGTCGGTGAACTCGATGTCCTCGCCCGCACACCAGGGCATCCGGGAGGGCTCCTTCTTTCCCGGCTTCGAGGTGGCCGGCGTCATCGAGTCTTTGGGCTCCGAGATCACCGAGGCCAACAACCGTGGCCTGCGCATTGGACAGCGCGTGATCGTCTATCCGTTCGATGAGACCCCAGCCGGCTATGCCGAGCTGCTGGTCGTGCCGGACCTGAAGCACGTGGTGCCCATTCCCGACAGTCTGCCCATGGAGGTGGCCGCCATGCTGCCGACGGGCGCCCTGCTCGCCTGGAACGCCGTCTTCAAGGCCCAGGCCGTCGTCACACAGATTCTCAGCCAGCGTGCTGCCACGGAGCCGAAGCGGAAGCCCAAGATCCTCATCGTGGGCACTGGCGGCCTGGCGCTCTGGGCCGTGCGCATCGCCTCCTATCACTTCGCCACAACTGGAGCCGACAACGTGGACATCACAGTGGCCAGTCTGCGTGACGAGGGCTTCCGCCTGGCCACAGAGATCAAAAA TGTCAGCGTGGTGCAGTGGAACGAATGCCTGTACGAGCCGCAGCTGATCGAGCGCACCAAGGACGTGTGCGGCGGAGCCGTGGACGTGGTCATTGACTTTGGCACAACCTCCAGGAGTCTGCACCGCTCGATGCACTGCCTCTCGAAGGGCGGCGTGGTGCTGATCAGCGACGAGGTGGCCGAGAAGCTGCTGCCCAAGTTCTCGCGCCTGTCGGAGCAGTACCAGCAGGAGATCATCGCCATCTCGAACGGCACCGCCGAGCAGCTGGCTGAGCTGGTGGAGCTGGTGGCCAACAAGAAGATCGAGCCTCCGCCGCACTCCGTCTTCCCCTGCGAGCAGGCGGCCGAGGTCATCGCCAAGCTGTGCAACTCCGAGATACCCGGACGTGCCATTCTCCGCTTCCACGACATAGAGTAG
- the LOC117136659 gene encoding cytochrome b5 — translation MSSEGTKTFTRAEVAKHNTNKDTWLLIHNSIYDVTAFLNEHPGGEEVLIEQAGKDATENFEDVGHSNDARDMMKKYKIGELVESERTSVAQKSEPTWSTDHQTEESSVKSWLLPLVLCLVATLFYKFFFGGAKQ, via the exons ATGTCGAGCGAGGGAACAAAGACTTTCACGCGGGCCGAGGTCGCCAAGCACAACACGAACAAGGACACCTGGCTGCTCATCCACAACAGCATCTACGACGTCACCGCCTTCCTCAACGAG CATCCCGGTGGCGAAGAGGTGCTCATCGAGCAGGCCGGCAAGGATGCCACGGAGAACTTTGAGGACGTTGGCCACAGCAACGATGCCCGCGACATGATGAAGAAGTACAAAATCGGCGAGCTGGTGGAGAGCGAGAGGACAAGCGTGGCCCAGAAGTCGGAGCCGACCTGGAGCACGGACCACCAAACCGAGGAGAGCTCTGTGAAGTCGTGGCTGCTGCCCCTCGTCCTGTGCTTGGTGGCCACGCTCTTCTACAAGTTCTTCTTTGGCGGTGCCAAGCAGTAG